A stretch of Cicer arietinum cultivar CDC Frontier isolate Library 1 chromosome 5, Cicar.CDCFrontier_v2.0, whole genome shotgun sequence DNA encodes these proteins:
- the LOC101515025 gene encoding LOW QUALITY PROTEIN: cyclin-dependent kinase G-2-like (The sequence of the model RefSeq protein was modified relative to this genomic sequence to represent the inferred CDS: deleted 1 base in 1 codon) produces the protein MTTGSNRAYRNHELTDSDSNFGISKRGFDNNKFKEEYDGNINGKGRSRDARDRVIQRQLDIREREASNGSYRSSSSDSVCSGGLGPRRCEFSVKTMDREPGELSSESGSDDGVESESLVKHCKVVIGKEFDYGVESEALLKHHEVVTDKENGSQSPLQRNRKFSPIVWDQDDNKVNNLSKLKVVTTVTAXXXALPPPPPFPRAFHKSPNDLDNGVEVHPAELLTAMDPSMVSESVQDADSESLIGLHSMLPEQGLVNKRGAEQPEVEDHVPTRNISSSRWAAGDDSPDDEGDNKEIFKRKRISPEWGVRARNKMLRSEESKIEGFGRARTKSSESEERGSSGRYSGDEEHPGVKEEKYNYMEIDGGVCRSDTSGSHTNTDSEREDDCRESMEPSAPPHRVVNMLQGCRSVDEFERLNKIDEGTYGVVFRAKDKKTGEIVALKKVKMEKEKEGFPLTSLREINILLSFHHPFIVDVKEVVVGSSLDSIFMVMEYMEHDLKGLMEAMKQPFSQSEVKCLMLQLLEGVKYLHDNWVLHRDLKTSNLLMNNRGELKICDFGLARQYGSPLKPYTSLVVTLWYRAPEILLGIKQYSTAIDMWSLGCIMAELLSKEPLFNGRSEFDQLDKIFRILSTPNETIWPGFSKLPRVKVNYVKHQYNLLRKKFPATSFTGSPVLSDSGFDLLNRLLTYDPEKRITAEEALNHEWFREVPLPKSKEFMPTFPAQHDHDRRMRRIKKSPHPLEEKHRKGLQLVESETDLFQVNLHCRSSYRNAYGNRTLLAA, from the exons ATGACGACAGGTAGTAATAGAGCTTATCGCAATCACGAATTAACGGACAGTGATTCCAATTTTGGTATTTCAAAGCGTGGTTTTGACAATAATAAGTTTAAGGAAGAGTATGATGGGAATATAAACGGTAAGGGTAGGAGCAGAGATGCAAGAGATAGAGTTATTCAGAGACAGTTAGATATTAGGGAGAGAGAAGCTTCAAATGGTAGTTACCGGTCATCTTCGAGTGATTCTGTTTGCAGTGGTGGGCTTGGTCCTAGAAGATGCGAGTTTTCTGTCAAAACCATGGATAGAGAGCCAGGTGAGCTTTCAAGTGAGAGTGGGTCTGATGATGGTGTTGAATCAGAGTCACTGGTAAAACACTGTAAGGTTGTGATTGGAAAAGAGTTTGATTATGGTGTTGAATCAGAGGCATTGTTGAAACATCATGAGGTTGTGACAGACAAAGAAAATGGGAGTCAATCTCCATTGCAGAGGAATAGAAAGTTTTCGCCGATAGTGTGGGATCAAGATGACAACAAAGTTAATAATTTATCCAAACTTAAGGTGGTTACAACAGTGACCGCNNNNNNNNNN GCTCTTCCTCCACCACCTCCATTTCCAAGGGCATTTCACAAGTCGCCTAATGATCTTGACAATGGAGTTGAAGTTCACCCTGCTGAGTTGCTGACTGCAATGGATCCTTCTATGGTGTCTGAGTCAGTTCAGGATGCTGATTCCGAGTCTCTTATAGGTTTACATTCAATGTTGCCAGAGCAGGGGTTGGTTAATAAGCGGGGAGCTGAGCAACCAGAAGTTGAAGATCATGTTCCAACCCGTAATATATCATCTTCAAGATGGGCAGCTGGAGATGACTCTCCTGACGATGAAGGTGACAACAAggaaatttttaaaaggaagAGGATTTCTCCTGAGTGGGGTGTGAGAGCAAGAAACAAGATGTTGAGATCAGAGGAATCTAAAATTGAAGGTTTTGGAAGGGCTAGAACCAAATCATCTGAATCTGAAGAAAGAGGTAGCTCTGGGAGATATTCTGGCGACGAGGAACATCCTGGTGTCAAGGAAGAGAAATATAACTACATGGAGATTGATGGCGGAGTTTGCAGAAGTGATACCAGTGGTAGTCACACTAATACTGATTCTGAACGTGAAGATGATTGCAGGGAAAGTATGGAACCTTCGGCTCCACCACACAGAGTTGTCAACATGCTTCAAGGTTGTAGAAGCGTTGACGAGTTTGAGAGATTGAACAAGATTGATGAAGGAACATATGGTGTTGTATTTAGGGCCAAAGACAAGAAGACTGGCGAAATAGTGGCATTGAAAAAGGTGAAGATGGAGAAGGAAAAAGAAGGCTTTCCACTGACTTCACTTAGGGAAATAAACATACTTCTTTCCTTTCATCATCCATTCATAGTTGACGTTAAAGAAGTAGTGGTAGGTAGTAGCCTTGATAGTATTTTTATGGTTATGGAATACATGGAACACGATCTTAAAGGACTCATGGAGGCAATGAAGCAGCCATTTAGCCAGAGTGAAGTAAAATGCTTAATGCTCCAGCTGTTAGAAGGTGTGAAGTATCTTCATGACAACTGGGTGCTTCACAGGGATTTGAAGACTTCAAATCTGCTGATGAATAATAGGGGTGAGttaaaaatttgtgattttGGATTAGCTCGTCAATATGGGAGTCCGTTGAAACCATATACATCTTTGGTGGTTACTCTTTGGTACAG GGCTCCTGAAATTCTTTTAGGGATAAAGCAGTATTCAACAGCCATTGACATGTGGTCTCTGGGTTGTATAATGGCTGAGCTACTATCCAAGGAACCATTATTTAATGGGAGGAGTGAATTTGATCAACTTGACAAG ATTTTCAGAATTCTCAGCACCCCAAATGAAACAATTTGGCCCGGGTTCTCAAAATTACCTCGAGTCAAGGTCAATTATGTCAAGCATCA GTATAATCTCCTAAGGAAGAAGTTTCCTGCAACGTCATTCACTGGATCCCCAGTTCTTTCTGATTCTGGATTTGATTTGTTGAACAGGCTTCTCACTTATGACCCTGAAAAG AGGATCACTGCTGAAGAGGCTCTCAACCATGAGTGGTTTCGTGAAGTTCCCCTTCCCAAATCTAAAGAATTCATGCCTACATTCCCTGCTCAACATGATCATGACAG GCGAATGCGAAGAATAAAGAAGAGTCCACATCCATTAGAGGAGAAGCACCGGAAGGGGTTGCAGCTGGTTGAATCAGAAACTG ATTTATTTCAGGTTAACCTACACTGTCGATCATCATATAGAAATGCATATGGGAACAGGACACTGCTGGCAGCATAA